A window from Opitutia bacterium ISCC 52 encodes these proteins:
- a CDS encoding alpha/beta hydrolase fold domain-containing protein — MNFHIFPKLFLGALLFVLCFSITWAQAQRQRPQVPTPTFANAAYGDHPSQVLDFWQAEVGNSGPLVIYIHGGGFRGGSKNGIAAAKVKAYLEHGIHVASVEYRLLDVAKLPAAHDDAVRAIQFIRSKARDWKINRNKIGAFGGSAGAQLVAYLAWHDDMADPDSEDPIARQSTRLAAVAPLNGQATMDLDWWIENIPGYEEPHRKISEYTDLSGIALDAVIKEISVINHISSDDPPTYMRYGMKPDDQIPDDERRAGGWKVHHVNFGVAMDEKLRNAGVESTLSYPPLEKLEGYYENEVEFFINHLLWENGQDQYKDYEAHSFTGSSGDSLNYQILKPRNFNPKKKYPLVVFLHGSGGRGPANIRNVVDASIPARLASDDVYGKYDAFYLVPQCPGPNTWGQGDWLLERSRASGRTPRPSVQDILYELIDDTIANNSIDTRRLYVTGLSMGGMGTFSAVSARPDFWAAAAPVCGGWDPADGASFKDTPTRVYHGDEDQAVDVQYSRDMFAAIKAAGGDVDYIEYPGVGHNSWLNAYWEPSLWKWMFKQKR; from the coding sequence ATGAATTTCCATATTTTTCCGAAGCTGTTTTTGGGAGCTCTCTTGTTCGTCCTTTGTTTTTCTATAACCTGGGCTCAGGCTCAGCGTCAGCGCCCGCAAGTCCCAACGCCGACCTTTGCCAATGCCGCCTATGGTGATCATCCGAGCCAAGTGCTGGACTTTTGGCAGGCTGAAGTGGGGAATAGTGGACCTCTTGTCATCTACATTCACGGCGGTGGGTTTCGTGGGGGTTCCAAGAACGGCATCGCCGCAGCCAAAGTAAAAGCTTACCTGGAGCACGGTATCCATGTGGCATCCGTCGAATACCGCTTACTGGATGTAGCCAAGCTACCCGCTGCTCATGATGATGCCGTCCGTGCGATTCAGTTTATTCGCTCCAAGGCCAGAGATTGGAAAATAAATCGCAATAAGATCGGGGCCTTTGGGGGTTCTGCAGGAGCCCAATTAGTAGCCTATCTCGCCTGGCACGACGATATGGCAGATCCAGATAGTGAGGATCCAATCGCTCGCCAATCCACCCGTTTGGCTGCCGTGGCTCCTCTCAATGGACAGGCGACCATGGATTTAGACTGGTGGATAGAAAACATTCCTGGCTATGAAGAACCTCATCGTAAGATAAGCGAATACACCGATCTTTCGGGAATCGCGTTAGATGCCGTGATCAAAGAAATCTCCGTCATCAACCATATCAGCTCGGACGATCCTCCCACCTACATGCGCTATGGAATGAAGCCGGATGATCAAATCCCTGACGACGAGCGACGGGCAGGTGGCTGGAAGGTTCACCATGTCAATTTCGGTGTCGCTATGGATGAAAAGCTAAGAAACGCGGGAGTCGAATCCACACTCAGTTATCCTCCCCTGGAAAAGCTCGAGGGATACTACGAAAACGAAGTCGAATTCTTTATTAACCACCTCCTCTGGGAAAACGGCCAAGATCAATACAAAGACTATGAGGCTCACAGCTTCACTGGTTCGTCTGGTGATTCCTTGAATTACCAGATCCTCAAACCCAGGAATTTTAACCCTAAAAAGAAATATCCCTTAGTCGTCTTTCTCCATGGCAGTGGCGGACGCGGTCCGGCAAATATTCGCAACGTAGTTGATGCGAGTATTCCAGCTCGATTGGCCTCTGACGATGTCTATGGGAAATACGATGCTTTCTACTTGGTTCCCCAATGTCCTGGCCCAAACACCTGGGGGCAGGGAGATTGGTTGCTTGAGCGTTCACGAGCAAGCGGAAGGACTCCTCGTCCCAGTGTTCAGGATATTCTCTACGAGTTGATCGATGACACGATTGCGAATAACTCCATCGATACGCGTCGCTTGTATGTGACCGGTCTTTCCATGGGTGGTATGGGAACATTCAGCGCCGTATCAGCCAGGCCAGACTTTTGGGCTGCCGCCGCACCGGTATGCGGAGGATGGGATCCAGCCGATGGTGCCAGCTTTAAAGATACTCCCACACGAGTCTATCACGGAGATGAGGACCAGGCCGTGGACGTGCAATATTCGCGCGATATGTTTGCAGCCATTAAAGCCGCCGGAGGCGATGTCGACTACATCGAGTATCCGGGGGTGGGGCACAACTCCTGGCTCAATGCCTATTGGGAGCCCTCGCTCTGGAAATGGATGTTCAAACAAAAGCGATAG
- the pepF gene encoding oligoendopeptidase F: MRLTQIFLVNTIFLLTLFLVSDLLADKHESKEVDPASVWDLTELYPNDETWNAARESVLAQLDDLKSRKGSLADGATSFYETHQLVSDLYRKALRVYSYASLKADEDLGNAPNQEKDQLAQQMFSRVAEAASWIDPEILKLGADTIAAYQEEEPRLAPFAHSLRNTLRNASHTLTDEGEQLLASASQPLQAGYKIYGLLANAEIPWPEIELSTGDTVTINSQGYSTHRQSEDRDDRKQVFDAYWGKWGEYENTIGMTLNSHLQAQVFLSKARNYDSVLQRELFQDNLPEDIYRTLVKEVNKSLPTLHRYFKLRKRMLGIDQMHYYDIYPPLVSLDQEFDLEQAKTMTLDAMSIFGDGWVNMQREAMDKRWMHVYPQPGKRSGAYQNGSAYDVHPYLLLNFNGTYDAVSTFAHEWGHGMHTLYAKSEQPFETADYSTFIAEIPSTSLELLLEENTIRQAKNDKERLSYLGNGLEAMRGTFFRQTMFAEFELSLYEAIERGEALSGEKITSMYAEIVRRYHGHGEGVVIIDDAYTREWMFIPHFYYNMYVYQYATSKTAGAALYDNMLTEGQPAIDRFIRLLKDGGSDYPHELLKKAGVDLTQPAPYRALVKRMEETMDQMEAILDKMN, translated from the coding sequence ATGCGTCTGACTCAAATATTTCTAGTGAACACAATTTTCCTGCTCACCCTGTTTCTTGTATCTGACCTTCTGGCTGATAAGCACGAATCCAAAGAGGTAGACCCAGCTTCAGTCTGGGATCTTACCGAACTCTATCCAAACGACGAGACCTGGAATGCAGCGAGGGAGAGTGTGCTGGCTCAGCTGGACGATCTCAAGAGCCGCAAAGGTTCTCTAGCTGATGGCGCCACGAGTTTTTATGAAACACACCAACTGGTTTCTGACCTTTACCGCAAAGCCCTGCGCGTTTATTCCTACGCCAGTCTCAAGGCAGACGAGGACTTGGGGAATGCGCCTAATCAGGAGAAGGACCAACTCGCTCAACAAATGTTTAGCCGTGTAGCCGAGGCAGCATCCTGGATCGACCCAGAGATCCTTAAGCTTGGGGCCGACACCATTGCAGCCTATCAAGAGGAAGAGCCACGCCTTGCGCCCTTTGCTCATTCGCTACGTAATACGCTGAGAAATGCATCCCACACCCTGACCGACGAAGGCGAACAGCTTCTGGCTTCCGCCTCACAACCGCTTCAGGCTGGTTACAAGATCTATGGTCTGCTGGCTAATGCAGAAATTCCCTGGCCGGAAATTGAGCTTTCAACAGGCGACACGGTTACCATCAATAGCCAGGGCTATTCCACCCATCGCCAAAGCGAAGATCGGGACGATCGGAAGCAGGTCTTTGATGCCTATTGGGGAAAATGGGGAGAGTATGAAAACACCATTGGGATGACCCTCAATTCTCACCTGCAGGCCCAAGTCTTTTTATCCAAAGCCCGCAACTATGACAGCGTGCTGCAACGGGAACTGTTTCAGGATAATCTGCCGGAGGACATTTATAGAACCCTGGTGAAGGAGGTGAACAAATCCCTCCCTACCCTGCATCGTTATTTTAAACTACGTAAGCGCATGCTCGGTATCGACCAGATGCATTACTACGATATTTACCCACCTCTCGTGTCACTCGATCAGGAGTTTGATCTGGAACAAGCCAAGACCATGACCCTGGATGCCATGTCGATCTTCGGTGATGGCTGGGTGAACATGCAACGCGAAGCGATGGACAAGCGTTGGATGCACGTTTATCCGCAACCCGGCAAACGCTCGGGAGCCTATCAAAACGGTTCAGCCTATGACGTGCACCCTTACTTGTTGCTTAACTTTAATGGGACCTACGATGCAGTCTCTACCTTTGCTCATGAGTGGGGTCACGGCATGCACACGCTCTATGCCAAATCGGAACAACCCTTTGAAACGGCCGACTACTCAACCTTCATCGCAGAAATCCCGTCCACGTCTCTCGAATTACTCTTGGAGGAAAATACCATCCGGCAGGCCAAGAACGACAAAGAACGTCTCTCCTACCTGGGAAATGGATTGGAAGCCATGCGCGGAACCTTCTTCCGCCAAACCATGTTTGCTGAATTCGAGCTGTCGCTCTACGAAGCTATTGAACGCGGTGAAGCTCTATCGGGTGAGAAGATCACATCCATGTATGCCGAGATTGTTCGCCGCTACCATGGCCACGGTGAAGGCGTAGTTATTATTGACGACGCTTACACCCGCGAGTGGATGTTCATCCCTCACTTTTATTATAATATGTATGTCTACCAGTATGCCACCTCCAAGACAGCTGGGGCTGCTCTTTACGACAACATGTTAACCGAAGGACAACCAGCCATCGATCGATTTATCCGACTACTTAAAGACGGTGGTTCCGACTACCCACACGAATTACTCAAGAAAGCAGGCGTCGATCTCACTCAACCAGCACCCTACCGAGCGCTGGTTAAACGCATGGAGGAGACGATGGATCAGATGGAAGCCATTCTGGATAAGATGAACTGA
- a CDS encoding acyltransferase domain-containing protein: MSQTIVAQPALFSVEYALSRLLASMDINPTAMLGHSVSEYVAACLSGVFSPEAAMRTICKRGQLVQSVPEGSMLAIRLSENDLQAYLDNQLDLGSTLATEHSVASGEPEGIAQLETRLRKNGAVTQLSNGALNTEQVTATFIRGP; the protein is encoded by the coding sequence TTGTCTCAGACCATCGTGGCACAACCAGCTTTGTTCTCGGTTGAATATGCATTATCACGACTTCTGGCATCAATGGATATAAATCCAACTGCGATGCTCGGACACAGTGTAAGCGAATACGTAGCGGCATGTCTATCAGGCGTCTTTTCTCCAGAAGCTGCCATGCGAACCATCTGTAAACGAGGACAATTGGTTCAAAGCGTTCCTGAAGGATCGATGCTGGCCATCCGTCTTTCAGAGAACGATCTCCAAGCTTACCTGGATAACCAATTGGATCTCGGTTCTACGCTGGCCACGGAACATAGCGTCGCTTCCGGCGAACCTGAGGGCATTGCTCAACTCGAAACCCGGCTGAGGAAAAACGGCGCCGTTACCCAATTGAGCAACGGCGCATTAAATACTGAACAAGTAACTGCAACGTTTATCCGCGGTCCCTGA
- a CDS encoding sulfatase: MKSLTRLITLISLLAGFVSLHAADDRPNIVFIFTDDHAPHSISAYDGWLKDVRATPTIDKLAAEGMVFVNSFCTNSICGPSRAVIQTGKHSHKNGFMNNGNSFDWDQQTFPKLLQKAGYQTAIYGKSHLKGKPQGFDSWAVLPGQGLYYNPDFITPEGNITVEGYCTDLVTDMAVEFLEEKRDDDKPFMLMVQHKAPHRNWMPALRHLDLYDNVVLPEPDTLFDNWSDNASAARNQELEIDRHMHLNFDLFVDLTPDFEDPTPNQPADRSAWRNMQRMTPEQMKVWRAAYAPRDAALHAANLKGKDLVRWKYQRYAKNYLRSLAGVDESVARVQQTLADLDLDDNTIVIYSSDQGFYIGDHGWFDKRWMYEESLKMPFIIKWPGKIKPGSRSHQMIQNIDYAPTFLDVAGAAIPDDIQGVSIVPLLNGEKPADWRKSIYYHYYEYPSVHMVPRHYGIRTGRYKLMHFYEFDEWEFYDLKEDEDELVNLYNDPEYASRVKSYKKQLKDLQQHYEDDSDISVKPKEWQYKVRDRG; the protein is encoded by the coding sequence ATGAAATCACTCACACGTCTGATTACCTTGATCAGCCTCTTGGCTGGATTTGTTTCACTTCACGCGGCTGATGATCGGCCGAATATAGTATTTATCTTCACCGATGACCATGCTCCTCATTCCATTAGCGCCTACGATGGATGGTTGAAGGATGTGCGTGCTACACCGACCATTGATAAGTTGGCGGCCGAAGGCATGGTGTTTGTAAACAGCTTTTGCACCAATTCCATTTGTGGGCCCAGTCGCGCCGTCATCCAGACCGGTAAGCACAGTCACAAAAATGGATTTATGAATAATGGGAATTCTTTCGACTGGGATCAGCAGACCTTTCCCAAGCTCCTGCAGAAGGCAGGCTACCAGACGGCGATTTATGGAAAATCTCATCTGAAAGGAAAACCGCAGGGATTTGATTCCTGGGCGGTCTTGCCGGGACAAGGGCTTTATTACAACCCCGACTTCATTACTCCGGAAGGCAACATCACGGTCGAAGGATATTGCACGGATCTTGTGACGGACATGGCTGTCGAGTTCCTCGAAGAAAAACGCGACGACGACAAACCTTTCATGCTGATGGTTCAGCACAAGGCACCTCACCGCAATTGGATGCCTGCGCTCCGTCACCTTGATCTCTATGACAATGTGGTACTACCCGAGCCGGATACCCTGTTCGATAACTGGTCGGACAATGCTTCGGCTGCTCGCAATCAGGAGCTGGAAATCGATCGTCATATGCATCTCAATTTTGACCTCTTTGTTGACCTGACTCCTGACTTTGAAGATCCCACTCCCAATCAACCGGCTGACAGGTCTGCCTGGAGAAACATGCAACGGATGACGCCTGAGCAAATGAAAGTTTGGCGTGCAGCTTATGCTCCTCGTGACGCCGCTTTGCACGCAGCCAACTTAAAAGGGAAGGACCTTGTTCGCTGGAAGTATCAACGGTATGCCAAGAACTATCTTCGCTCTCTGGCGGGAGTCGATGAGAGTGTGGCTCGTGTGCAGCAGACACTTGCTGACTTGGACCTGGATGATAACACCATCGTGATTTATTCATCTGACCAAGGCTTCTACATCGGTGATCACGGGTGGTTCGATAAGCGTTGGATGTATGAGGAATCACTCAAGATGCCATTTATTATTAAGTGGCCTGGAAAGATCAAACCTGGTTCACGCAGTCACCAAATGATCCAAAACATTGATTACGCTCCCACCTTCCTGGATGTGGCTGGAGCAGCTATCCCTGATGATATTCAAGGTGTATCGATTGTTCCACTGCTCAATGGTGAAAAACCTGCCGATTGGCGGAAGAGTATATATTACCACTACTACGAATACCCAAGTGTGCATATGGTGCCGCGCCACTATGGTATCCGAACCGGTCGTTATAAGCTCATGCACTTCTATGAGTTCGATGAGTGGGAGTTCTACGACCTCAAGGAAGACGAGGATGAACTTGTCAATTTATACAATGATCCTGAATACGCCTCTCGTGTGAAGTCGTATAAAAAGCAGCTGAAAGATCTCCAACAGCATTACGAGGACGATAGTGATATCTCGGTAAAACCCAAAGAGTGGCAGTATAAGGTCAGGGACCGCGGATAA
- a CDS encoding FKBP-type peptidyl-prolyl cis-trans isomerase, with product MTRLACLLSLILALSVHGQGLNFQFDPDARRPVQKTPKITDPFLIKNAKRKEVVELPSGLQIEMLNVGYGRKPGPRDTVVIDYNGWLTDGTLFDSSYKRGKPGTFNVSGVVQGFSEGLQQIRMGGHAKIYIPSHMAYGKKGSPGAVPPNSTLIFEIEIHDVIE from the coding sequence ATGACCCGTCTTGCTTGCCTATTGAGTTTGATCCTCGCTCTGTCCGTTCATGGTCAGGGGCTTAACTTTCAATTCGATCCCGATGCTCGGCGCCCTGTCCAAAAGACACCGAAAATCACCGATCCCTTTCTGATCAAGAATGCAAAGCGGAAAGAGGTGGTTGAATTGCCGAGTGGGCTGCAGATTGAAATGCTCAATGTCGGTTATGGCAGAAAGCCAGGGCCTCGAGATACCGTTGTCATTGATTATAATGGATGGCTCACCGATGGAACCCTTTTTGATAGTTCCTATAAACGCGGTAAACCCGGTACCTTCAATGTGTCTGGAGTCGTCCAGGGTTTTTCAGAAGGCCTTCAACAAATTCGCATGGGTGGTCACGCCAAGATCTACATCCCCAGCCATATGGCTTACGGGAAAAAAGGTTCACCAGGCGCTGTGCCTCCGAATTCGACTTTAATATTTGAGATAGAGATACACGATGTGATTGAGTAG
- a CDS encoding alkaline phosphatase D family protein codes for MSYSYYSLPDTPLINRRKFFRLTGSLAAAAAWSSVSGQPVQRNPKLSAYPFQLGVASGDPSPDGVVLWTRLATDPLNGGGMPMEPVEVSWEIAADDNFRKVVQKGTKIAVHDWGHSVHVELQGLQPSRWYYYRFKVGNETSQVGRTRTAPPINSTPDELRFAFASCQHYETGHYTAYDHMVREDLDLIIHLGDYIYEGKGADGRFRKHHGDEIYTVDDYRTRYAQYKSDPALMAAHAAAPWLVTWDDHEVDNNYADDVSQDKGVSSARLLQRRANAYKAYYEHMPLRSAQLPHGPDMPLYRRVPYGNLADFFVLDTRQYRSDQPCGDGNKIPCDGVYEEGTSILGVHQRSWLMNGLEHSAAQWNVLAQQVMMANLDRQVGPGVAVSMDKWAAYELERRDLLNWFNEAQITNPVVLTGDIHKNYACELLRDFNDLDSSSVGTEFVGTSISSSGDGFDQPDNIDQLLSENPFLKYHNGERGYVSCTVNQKEWRTNYRTVPFVSRPNAPLNTRASFVVESGRSILNKV; via the coding sequence ATGTCCTATTCCTATTATTCGCTTCCCGATACTCCCTTAATTAACCGTCGGAAATTTTTTCGCTTAACCGGTTCGTTGGCTGCGGCGGCCGCTTGGTCATCGGTTTCTGGTCAACCGGTTCAGCGGAACCCCAAATTATCGGCGTATCCATTTCAACTCGGAGTCGCATCCGGTGATCCGTCTCCTGACGGCGTAGTGCTATGGACACGGCTTGCTACGGATCCATTGAATGGCGGTGGCATGCCGATGGAGCCAGTGGAAGTATCCTGGGAGATTGCTGCTGATGATAATTTTAGAAAAGTAGTGCAGAAGGGCACCAAAATCGCCGTTCATGATTGGGGCCACTCGGTGCATGTAGAGCTCCAGGGACTTCAGCCAAGCCGCTGGTACTACTACCGCTTCAAAGTCGGCAATGAAACCAGTCAGGTAGGGCGCACGCGCACAGCTCCGCCCATTAATTCCACCCCCGACGAACTCCGATTTGCCTTCGCTTCCTGTCAGCATTACGAGACCGGACATTACACCGCCTATGATCACATGGTGCGCGAGGACTTGGATTTGATCATTCATTTGGGTGATTATATTTACGAAGGCAAAGGTGCCGACGGACGTTTCAGAAAACATCACGGGGATGAGATTTATACGGTGGATGACTACCGTACGCGTTACGCGCAGTACAAATCCGATCCTGCCTTGATGGCTGCTCATGCAGCCGCTCCCTGGTTGGTCACCTGGGATGACCATGAAGTCGATAACAACTACGCCGATGACGTTTCACAGGATAAGGGAGTGAGTTCGGCTCGTTTACTTCAGAGAAGAGCCAACGCCTACAAAGCCTACTACGAGCACATGCCTTTACGCTCGGCTCAATTACCTCACGGTCCAGATATGCCACTCTACCGTCGAGTTCCTTATGGAAATCTGGCCGATTTCTTTGTCCTGGATACCAGGCAATATCGCAGCGACCAGCCCTGTGGCGATGGAAACAAGATTCCCTGTGATGGCGTCTATGAGGAAGGCACCTCAATCTTGGGGGTCCATCAGCGCAGCTGGTTGATGAATGGGCTAGAACATTCGGCTGCTCAATGGAACGTACTCGCACAACAAGTCATGATGGCAAATCTTGATCGTCAGGTAGGCCCTGGAGTAGCGGTTAGTATGGATAAATGGGCAGCCTATGAATTGGAGCGTCGTGATTTATTAAATTGGTTCAATGAAGCCCAAATTACCAACCCAGTCGTTCTGACCGGAGACATTCATAAGAATTATGCCTGTGAATTGCTCCGCGATTTTAACGATCTTGATTCCAGCAGTGTGGGCACCGAGTTTGTCGGAACTTCCATTTCATCCTCAGGCGATGGCTTCGATCAACCCGACAACATCGATCAGTTGTTATCGGAGAATCCATTTCTTAAGTACCACAACGGTGAGCGAGGTTATGTTTCTTGTACTGTGAACCAAAAGGAATGGCGTACCAATTATCGGACCGTGCCGTTTGTCAGCAGACCCAATGCGCCCTTGAATACACGCGCCAGCTTTGTAGTTGAGTCGGGGCGCTCGATTTTAAATAAAGTTTAG